The Amycolatopsis nigrescens CSC17Ta-90 genomic interval ATCACCGCGAGCGGAATCAGGGCGGTGACCAGCGAACGGTAGATCATCAGCAGGATCAGCGCGATCAGCACCACGGTGGCGGCGGTGATCGCGAGCATGCTGCTTTCGGTCTCCTGCAGCTCGTCCGCGATCGTCGCGGCCGGGCCGGTGACGTGCACTTCGAGGTCGTCGGAGTGTTCCTGGTCCGCGGCCGCCTCGCGGACCGCCCGCAGGTTCTCCGCGACCTCCGGCGCGCCGATCGTGCCGTGCAACCCGACCGGCAGGTACAGCGACTTGCCGTCCTTGCTGCTGACCGCGTCCTTCAACGCCGGACGGACGTTGATGTCCTGCACCGAGGCCACGTGCCCGGTGTCCGCGCGCAACCGCCCGGCCAGCAGGTCGTAGTAGCCGCGATCCGCGCCGGTGAGCCCGTTGTCGTTGGTGAGCACCACGAACGCCAGCGCCTGGGTGCCGTCCTCGTGGAAGCGCTCGGCCACCTCGCCGGTGGCGCGCACGGAGTCCGCGGTCACCGGCACGAAGGGCGCCGAGCGTTCCGCGATGACCTGCTCGATCTGCGGGATGGCGAAGTTGAGCCCGGCCGCCAGCGCGACCCAGAACAGGATCACCGGCACCGCGTGCCGGGTCACGAAACGGCCCAGCCGCTTGAAGATGCCCAGTTCCCGATGCCCCACGCGCGTCCCCTTATTGATTCTCGCTCAACAGTAGGACCACTATTGAGTGAGAGTCAACAGCGTCGGGGCGGGAGCTAGGATGCTCGTCATGCGTCCTCGTCCCGCTGCCAGGATGTTGCCGGGTGAACGGCGTGCGCTGATCCTGGAGACGGCGCTGAAAATGTTGGAGACCCGGCCGATCGACGAGCTCGGCGTCGGCGAGGTCGCGGCCGGCGTCGGCGTTTCACCGGGGCTGCTGTTCCACTACTTCGGCTCCAAGAAGGGCCTGCACGAGGCGATCCTGCGCACCGGCACCAGCGAGGCGCTCGCGCGGATGAAACCCGACCCGGAGCTGACGCTCAGCGAGCAGGTGCGGTACTTCACGCACGCCCTGCTCGACTCGGTGACGCAGTACCCCACCGCCTATCCGACGATCGTCCGGCTGGCCAGCGGCGGCGACCGGGAGATGCGGGCGCTGCACGAGCAGATCCGCGACACGGTCAGCGGCTGGTTCGTCGACGCGCTGACCGACGCCGGCATCCGCACCGGACCGGCGCTGCCGCTGGCACTGCGCGGTTGCCAGGCGTTCATCGAGGAGGCCGTGCTGGCCTGGCTCGACCACCCCGAGGTGGACCGCTCGGTGGTGGTCGGCCTCTGCGAACGCTGCTGCCAGCAGGCCGTGCTCTTCTCCGTCGACGACCCCGATTCCGTCGCCAGGCTCCTCGACCACCTATAGCCCGCTCGGCCGCAGGCCGGCGAAAAGGTCGGTTTCGGGCCGGGAAACCGGGATGTGGCTGCGGGCCAGGTGGTAATCCTCGGTCGGCCACACCTCGCGCTCCAGTGCGCGCGGGTGCGCGAACATCGGGTGGTCCGGGTCGACCTGGGTGGCGTGCGCGAACAGCGCGCGGTCCCTGGTCTCGAAGTACTCCGCGCAGCGCACCCTGGTGGTCACCGCCAGCTCCGGCGCGGTATCCGGCCAGTCCGCCAGCACCGGACCGATCAGCGACTCGATCCCGCGCACGGTCATCGCGTCGTGCAGTGCCTGGAACCAGGCCCGGCTCAGCGTGGCCAGGTAGTACAGCTTGGCCGGCCGCCACGGCGGTCCCGAGTCCGGATAGCGCCCGGGGTCCCCGGCCGCGCCGAACGCCTCGGCCGCGACCTCGTGCGTCCGGA includes:
- the mca gene encoding mycothiol conjugate amidase Mca, yielding MAVHAHPDDESSKGAATLARYAAEGVEVLVVTCTGGERGDVLNPRLDRPEIRRDLPAVRRREMAAAAGILGVRQRFLGFPDSGLPGGGESLPDGCFAALPVSVAVAELVRVIREFRPQVLVTYDETGGYPHPDHVRTHEVAAEAFGAAGDPGRYPDSGPPWRPAKLYYLATLSRAWFQALHDAMTVRGIESLIGPVLADWPDTAPELAVTTRVRCAEYFETRDRALFAHATQVDPDHPMFAHPRALEREVWPTEDYHLARSHIPVSRPETDLFAGLRPSGL
- a CDS encoding TetR/AcrR family transcriptional regulator, producing MRPRPAARMLPGERRALILETALKMLETRPIDELGVGEVAAGVGVSPGLLFHYFGSKKGLHEAILRTGTSEALARMKPDPELTLSEQVRYFTHALLDSVTQYPTAYPTIVRLASGGDREMRALHEQIRDTVSGWFVDALTDAGIRTGPALPLALRGCQAFIEEAVLAWLDHPEVDRSVVVGLCERCCQQAVLFSVDDPDSVARLLDHL